The following proteins are co-located in the Eriocheir sinensis breed Jianghai 21 chromosome 34, ASM2467909v1, whole genome shotgun sequence genome:
- the LOC127006973 gene encoding E3 ubiquitin-protein ligase RNF126-like isoform X1: MAEAGVETATSSARFFCHKCNVEITPQLPDYVCPRCNSGFIEELERTHVSDSDSSSDTEMEPFDMLNLITQEPPPIPGASAASTASSSVPGPRISQRLRHLNPRHSRRRVSGGDRHSALAPLIHDLIMQMTSGVIEASVGGTDYVPQMGIDWPGFPVLVASNLASNPGDYAWGRGGLDTIITQLMNQLDGTGPPPLTKEQISQIPTSKITKEQCDKGLQCSVCMEDFTVDESVRRLDCDHFFHNDCIIPWLELHGTCPICRKLLEVGGRRELGTPSVPGENSPSSGPRLVRSQVEVPSSLPSSSNASSSSSTSTSSPTARPLFEEELD, translated from the exons ATGGCGGAGGCGGGCGTGGAGACGGCCACCTCCTCGGCTCGATTCTTCTGTCACAAGTGCAATGTCGAGATCACGCCGCAGCTACCC GACTATGTATGCCCACGATGCAATAGTGGCTTCATTGAGGAGCTGGAGCGTACACACGTCTCAGACAGTGACAGTTCAAGTGACACAGAAATGGAACCCTTTGATATGCTGAATTTGATAACCCAGGAACCTCCACCCATACCTGGTGCCTCTGCTGCCTCCACAGCATCCTCCTCGGTGCCTGGACCACGAATAAGTCAGCGGTTGAGACACCTAAATCCCAGACACAGTCGAAGAAG GGTTAGCGGAGGAGATCGGCATTCTGCACTCGCCCCCCTCATACACGACCTCATAATGCAGATGACCTCAGGAGTCATTGAGGCCAGTGTAGGAGGAACAGATTACGTTCCGCAGATGGGAATTGACTGGCCAGGTTTTCCAGTTTTAGTGGCCTCCAACCTAGCCTCCAACCCTGGTGACTATGCATGGGGGCGAGGGGGTCTGGACACAATCATCACGCAGCTCATGAACCAGCTGGATGGGACTGGTCCTCCACCTCTCACGAAAGAACAGATCTCCCAAATACCTACATCAAAAATCACCAAAGAGCAATGTG ATAAGGGTCTACAATGTTCTGTGTGTATGGAAGACTTTACCGTAGACGAGTCTGTGCGACGCCTGGACTGTGACCACTTTTTCCACAATGACTGCATCATTCCTTGGTTAGAACTG CATGGAACCTGTCCAATTTGCCGCAAGTTGCTCGAAGTGGGCGGGCGGCGAGAGCTTGGAACTCCATCAGTCCCTGGAGAAAACAGCCCTAGCTCTGGTCCAAG gTTAGTGAGATCCCAGGTGGAAGTCCCGTCATCCCTCCCAAGCAGTAGCAAtgcatcttcctcgtcctccactaGCACCAGTTCCCCCACGGCTAGACCATTGTTTGAGGAAGAGCTGGATTGA
- the LOC127006973 gene encoding E3 ubiquitin-protein ligase RNF126-like isoform X2 yields the protein MAEAGVETATSSARFFCHKCNVEITPQLPDYVCPRCNSGFIEELERTHVSDSDSSSDTEMEPFDMLNLITQEPPPIPGASAASTASSSVPGPRISQRLRHLNPRHSRRRVSGGDRHSALAPLIHDLIMQMTSGVIEASVGGTDYVPQMGIDWPGFPVLVASNLASNPGDYAWGRGGLDTIITQLMNQLDGTGPPPLTKEQISQIPTSKITKEQCDKGLQCSVCMEDFTVDESVRRLDCDHFFHNDCIIPWLELHGTCPICRKLLEVGGRRELGTPSVPGENSPSSGPR from the exons ATGGCGGAGGCGGGCGTGGAGACGGCCACCTCCTCGGCTCGATTCTTCTGTCACAAGTGCAATGTCGAGATCACGCCGCAGCTACCC GACTATGTATGCCCACGATGCAATAGTGGCTTCATTGAGGAGCTGGAGCGTACACACGTCTCAGACAGTGACAGTTCAAGTGACACAGAAATGGAACCCTTTGATATGCTGAATTTGATAACCCAGGAACCTCCACCCATACCTGGTGCCTCTGCTGCCTCCACAGCATCCTCCTCGGTGCCTGGACCACGAATAAGTCAGCGGTTGAGACACCTAAATCCCAGACACAGTCGAAGAAG GGTTAGCGGAGGAGATCGGCATTCTGCACTCGCCCCCCTCATACACGACCTCATAATGCAGATGACCTCAGGAGTCATTGAGGCCAGTGTAGGAGGAACAGATTACGTTCCGCAGATGGGAATTGACTGGCCAGGTTTTCCAGTTTTAGTGGCCTCCAACCTAGCCTCCAACCCTGGTGACTATGCATGGGGGCGAGGGGGTCTGGACACAATCATCACGCAGCTCATGAACCAGCTGGATGGGACTGGTCCTCCACCTCTCACGAAAGAACAGATCTCCCAAATACCTACATCAAAAATCACCAAAGAGCAATGTG ATAAGGGTCTACAATGTTCTGTGTGTATGGAAGACTTTACCGTAGACGAGTCTGTGCGACGCCTGGACTGTGACCACTTTTTCCACAATGACTGCATCATTCCTTGGTTAGAACTG CATGGAACCTGTCCAATTTGCCGCAAGTTGCTCGAAGTGGGCGGGCGGCGAGAGCTTGGAACTCCATCAGTCCCTGGAGAAAACAGCCCTAGCTCTGGTCCAAGGTGA